In Trichoderma breve strain T069 chromosome 4, whole genome shotgun sequence, the following proteins share a genomic window:
- a CDS encoding SET domain-containing protein, translated as MIMGHLQNLITWAKTQGVSIRGIEPSSIPGRGTGILATRKIKAEEEILTVPLRVLRRLESVSTTVREKLPADTTIQGLLAADLALDKSPYFKPWRAVLPKMKDFEAGIPMLWPRELSDLLPLESRDNLRKREREFQSNWSALRDAFPEVPYEEYTYAWMVVNTRTFYNETPETLKYPWEDRLALIPVADLFNHSDDGCKVYYSPNAYHIVADRAYKKGEELFISYSRHSNDYNLLEYGFIPDENSSDDVYIDDVVFPKLSKSHKEELKKRDLLGEYPLGSSTEEFRRTQGVLRLLCCSTKQFHEFLDAKEKGRLVQDRVDEYLVGLLEELLSDVVAKRLQQIEELKVGREDQRALLTKRWMQIEGLVRKKIEIYRLSSN; from the exons atgATCATGGGGCATCTGCAGAATCTCATAACATGGGCTAAAACGCAAGGCGTATCCATCAGAGGCATCGAGCCCAGCAGCATCCCTGGCAGAGGCACAGGGATTCTCGCCACGCGCAAAATCAAG gctgaggaggagatcCTGACGGTGCCTCTCCGGGTTCTTCGCCGCTTGGAGTCGGTGTCTACGACAGTGCGGGAGAAGTTGCCCGCAGACACGACTATCCAGGGGTTGCTGGCTGCGGATCTGGCCCTTGACAAGAGTCCTTACTTTAAGCCTTGGAGAGCTGTGttgccgaagatgaaggattTCGAAGCAGGCATTCCCATGTTGTGGCCGAGGGAGCTGAGTGATCTTTTGCCTCTGGAGTCTAGAGATAACCTCCGGAAACGAGAAAGGGAGTTTCAGAGCAACTGGAGTGCCCTCAGGGATGCATTTCCGGAGGTTCCGTATGAGGAATATACGTATGCCTGGATGGTCGTTAATACACGGACGTTTTACAACGAGACGCCGGAGACGTTAAAGTACCCCTGGGAAGACAGGCTGGCGCTGATTCCGGTGGCCGACTTGTTTAATCACTCAGATGACGGGTGTAAAGTGTATTACTCGCCTAATGCGTATCATATCGTTGCGGATCGGGCGTATAAGAAGGGTGAAGAGTTGTTCATCTCGTACAGTCGCCATTCTAACGACTACAACTTGCTGGAATATGGATTCATCCCTGATGAGAACTCATCGGATGACGTCTACATTGACGATGTGGTGTTTCCTAAGTTGAGCAAGAGTCACAAGGAAGAACTCAAGAAGCGAGATTTACTGGGAGAGTATCCTCTTGGGTCTTCGACCGAGGAGTTTCGCCGCACGCAGGGAGTCTTGCGCTTACTTTGTTGTTCAACAAAGCAGTTCCACGAGTTTCTTGACGCTAAGGAAAAGGGGCGACTTGTTCAGGATCGGGTTGATGAATACCTTGTTGGCTTACTTGAGGAATTGTTGAGCGATGTTGTTGCGAAGCGGTTGCAACAGATTGAGGAGCTGAAGGTTGGAAGGGAAGACCAGAGGGCGCTTCTGACGAAACGGTGGATGCAGATTGAGGGATtggtgaggaagaagattgagattTATCGACTTAGCTCGAATTAG